CTACAGAGGCACAAACGCTCACCTGAACTGGTGTCTTGAATCTAGCAAGGCTGTGGTTTCCAGGGTAAACATTCCAGTTGCTAAGGGCAGATATCGCGAGATCGCTAGTTTTCCCATTTATTCGAATTTAcgaatgttttattaaaatacatgtatagaaatatagaaaataaaaccaaatacGTATTCGTCATAAAGTGTAATGACACACCTTTAAAATCgttaaaatacttaaaaatgttaaactatgGGAGGGCCGACTTCAGCCGAGACTGGCGTGTGAACTCTCCATCGGGCAGTCTATATAACTTTCCCTCTTGTATTTCCCCCAACCTCCATCCCCTTCCGGGCTCCTTGCAGTAGAGTACGCAGCCCCCGCAGACCGCTGTGGAAGCAGGAGGTAATCAAATGTCAAGGATTTGCGCTAAGCAACAATGTAAAAAACTATTACACTATTGTGAACAAATCCCAGCTGGACTGCAGTGGATGCTTCATTCCGTTTCACGgtcatcttttttttgttttggagaagGTGAATCATCAGAGAAATCATGGTAAAGGTTTTAAGTGAGCGCCTCTGTTTGGAGCGCAGGATACGCACGGCCGTTTTGGCACTCCTGCTTTGCGCACAGGCCGGGTTTGGCTTCTCGGTCGCCGGACAGCAGGAGAGCACCTGCGAGGCCAACGGCAGCATATACTACGTCGGGGAATGGTATTTTCTGGACTCCGATCACTGCACCCAGTGTGAGTGCACCGCTGAGGGCTCCGCGTGTGCCCGCACCGAGTGCACCTCTCTCCCGGCTGCGTGCATCCATGTCAGCCACTACCCCACCGACTGCTGCCCCAGGTGCGAGAAGATCGGCTGTGAGTACCGAGGAGTGGTGTACGAGCTGGGGCAGAACTTCCAGGTGAGGCTGAAAGTGATGGCACATGATGGCCTGCAAATATGTGAATAGGCAGTAATGGCCTCCAGTGAGGGGTGGGAGCTACAAGATCTTATAGATTGTCTTCAGTTGTCTTCTGTCATATGGAATCAGAATGTAGACACAAAAAATCTACACAGTATCTTACACAACATCATTGGGTTAAGAGGTCccaagaaaaaacagaataaatcaaatttattcCTTGTGAAATAGCATACTTAACACTTTCACCTCTACAGGTTCAAGAGCAGAATTATGTAGGCTGCTCTGGTTTAAACAGAGGCCACTAAATCCCTAATTGTCGATCTgcacta
The DNA window shown above is from Lates calcarifer isolate ASB-BC8 linkage group LG4, TLL_Latcal_v3, whole genome shotgun sequence and carries:
- the zgc:113531 gene encoding von Willebrand factor C domain-containing protein 2-like, with translation MVKVLSERLCLERRIRTAVLALLLCAQAGFGFSVAGQQESTCEANGSIYYVGEWYFLDSDHCTQCECTAEGSACARTECTSLPAACIHVSHYPTDCCPRCEKIGCEYRGVVYELGQNFQPSECEQCTCDSDGIARCLVADCAPPPCVNPVYEPGKCCPECKEGPNCYVDSSRSQVIPAGEPVWVDSCTKCRCHDGQDAGYWEGNRLATCSRLKNCTPQQPSIQQN